From the genome of Halobacterium sp. R2-5:
GACTCGCGTCGAGTGGACGTACACCGCCGAGACGAGCCGGCTGCTGCGCGCGCTCGCGCTCGCCGCGTTCGGTGCCATCGGCGGTCTGTTCGTGCTCGTCGGCGCCCTCGCGACGTTCGTCGTCGCGAGCTCGCTGCTCGCGGGCGAGTTCGCCGTCCTCGCGGTCCTGCTGGCGTTCGGCCTGCTCGGCGCACGCCGGCTGGCGACCCACGCCGCGCTCGCGCGCAGCGAGCGCGGGCTCCCCGCGTTCCTCTCGGCCCGCGAACTGCTCGCGGCGAGCGTGGGGTGGGCCGTGTTTCTCGGCGCACTCCTCGCACTCGACGTGCCGTCCGAAATCGTCTACGCGTGCATCCTCGTCGCCGTGTTCGGCTGCCTCCCGGTCGCCGCGGCGCTCCGGAGCGAGGGGTACGCAGACACGAATGCGGGCGCGTTCGAGGTGAACGACCACGGGGGACCGCTGTCGGCCGTCGACCGCGTGAGCCGGTACGACCTCGGGCCCGTCGCCGTGCTCTGGATTCGCTACCACGACGGCGCGGGCGGCGCGTCGGCGCCGCGACTGCTCGGCGTGCCGGCCGAGCGCGCCGACAGCGCCCAGGCGGCGCTCGAATCGAGCGGCGCTGGCCCGCCCGAGCGCGACCGGAATCCGACGATAACGAGGACGCTGTACGCGTTCGCCGTCGGGTCGTTCGCGCTCGCCGCGGCGTTCGCGTACTTCGCTGCCAACGAGACGGGCGACGCCGCGTTCCTCGGCGGCTACGTCGCCGTGTTCGTCGCGCTCTTCGGTACGATGTTCGCGTGGCTCGGCTACGTCGAGGGCTAGGCGACGCGGTTGCGCAGCTCCTCGTCCGTATCGAGGCGCGGGACGTTCGTCGCGACGATGTCCGCGAGGCGATCCCAGTACTCGGGCGTCTGGCCGGCGTTGTGCGGCGTCACGACGACGTTCTCGAAGTTCCACAGCGGGTGGTCCTCGGGTAGCGGCTCGGGGTCGGTGACGTCGAGGGCCGCCCCGCGGATGTGTTCGCGGCGAATCGCCGACACCAGCGCGTCCTGGTCGACGACCGGGCCGCGAGCGACGTTCACGAGCACGCTCTCCGGCGGCAGCGTGTCGAAGGTCGCCTCGTCCACGAGGTTCCGCGTGGTGTCCGTCAGCGGGCACGCCAGCACGAGGTAGTCGGTGCGCGCGAACGCGCCGTGGAGCGCGTCGTCGTCGAATCCGACGACTTCGTCCGTGGGTCCGCCCTTCTCGGGCGTGTACCGCACGCCGATGGTGTCCACGTCGAACCCCTGGAGGCGCTCGACGACGGCCTCGCCGATGGCGCCGAGGCCGACCACGGTCACCGTCGAGCCTTTCAGCTCGTACGCCTGGTAGTGGCGGTACTCGCGGTGCCGCTGGCGTCGAATCCCCTCGTGGAGGCGGCGCGCGAACGTCAGCACGTACCCCAGCACTTGCTCGGAGGCGCTCGGCGCGTGCACGCCCGCGGCGTTCGTCACCGGGACGCCACGCGATTCGAATTCTTCGAGCGGCAGGTGCTCGTAGCCGGCGTACGCGCCCGCGAACAGCTCGATGTCCTCGGCTTCGGACAGCAGCGCCTCGTCGATGTCCACGCCTGTCACGACGCGGGCGTCCGCGACGAGTTCGCGCTCCTCGGCGGGCGTCCGCGCCACCGCGACGTCCTGGTCGGGGAGCCGGTCTCGCAGCGCGTCGGCGTACTCCGACATCCGGGTGCCGTGCGCGCCCGTGCGGAGGACTGTGATGTCTGGCATCGAGTCGGGCGTCGGCGGCGACCACCCTAAGCGTTGTGCGACAGCCGTCCTACTCGCCGGTTTACGAAGGGTTTTTGGCCGCTGTCAAGTATCCAGAGACGATGAGTGAGTCCGAGGGGCTGTCGTGCGCGGCGAAGCTCGCGCGCGTCGTCCTCGACAACTGCGGCCCGCTCTCACCGGCCGAAGTGGCCGAGGAGGCGCGCCTCTCCGAAGCCGACGCCGCCGACGCGCTCGCGGAGCTCGACGACGCCGACCTCGCGGAGTGCGTCTGCGGGCTCTGCGAGACCCGCGAACAGGTGTACGCGCTCACGGAGACCGCAGAGGCGTAACCCTCTTTCTGCGCGGCCGCCTACGACACGACGCGCGCCGTTTGTCCCCGGCCGAGTCTGTCCATCCGGACGCGATGACCGCTCGGAGAACCCCGGCGTGCGACAGTCGCGGTTCGGTATTCGGAGTGCTCAGCACTCCCGCCGCGCCGGTTTCACCGGCTCGGCAACTGGCGGCTCCGCAGAAGCCGCCCGCCCGCCACGAGGGTTTCCCGGCCGACGGGGCACGCCGCCCACGGATGAGGTCGGTCGTTAGTGTCGCGGGCGCACATTGAGCCTCTCAGCGTTCGCTGTGTCCGTTTCTGTGTGCAGCCAACCCCTTATTCGGCAGGTCGCACTAGCAGTAGCATGGCCAGTTCGACCAGAGACGGAGTGGACCACGCCGACGAAATCCGTCTGTGGCGCGAGGATGGCTGGTGGGTGGCGACAGGTCACTCGGTCGAACGGAACCATCACCGTTGCAGAGAACTCGGCAGGCGGGAACACGGTGAGCGTAGAACTGCCACGGTGACAGTTCGCCTCCGCGTCCGACACTATCTGGAAGATACAGCGATTGGCCAGCACGTCGTAGCCGAACGAGGGGAGCGGCGAGGCATCTCACCGATTGGTCGGTCTCGACGACGTTCGAAGCGGTCGGCCCCACGCTGTTCCCGGCTGGTTTGCCGCGCTATCGACCCCAGCTAGGTTTGCGCGAATCGGCCGTATGGAACCCGCGACTGTTTCGTGGTGGCGCTTGTGGCGTCTTGTCAGCGGATACACGGACGGTAATTTTATGTCGTTCGTCCATCAGTAACCCGGTGGCTGTTCCATGAGCGAACAAGATCTGGAGGACTTTCTCATCCTCCGTGAGCTCGATGAACCGATTACGGAAGAAGAGTTGGACGCAGCCGGTGAACAGTCCGGCGAAGCACTGCAAGAGCTCCGGGACGAAGGCGTCGGAATCAGATGGGTTGATTCGGAAGTGATGAAAACTGACGACGGCAAAGTGGCGGGAACATTCTGCCACTATCGAGCGGAAGATGAACAAGCAGTCCGCGAGCACGCCGACCGGGCGGGCCTTCCAGCGACCCGAATTGACCGGCGTGGCGACCCTCTTGACGGTGAATAACAGTCACCCCTCACGCCGGCTTCCGCGGGGGCCCCTCTCACCCGACGACATCACTCTCTCACGTCCAGTAGCTCTTCCGTAGTTAGCTCACCCCTCCAATCTGGTGTCGGGGAACACCGCGTTCGACAGTGCGAGGGGTTAGAACCCCCAGCGGAGGCCGGACATGGTGGCGACGATGACGACCATGAGGGCGAGTTCGACCAGACTCAACATGCCGTACTTCTTGTTCAGGGCGGCGAGTCGCTCGTGGTCGGTGTCGTCGGCGGCGATCTCGTCGAACATCCCGGCGGTGAACTTGTGCAGCGGGCCGAACCCGAGGGCGAGCAGCGCGACGGCGATGACGAGCGCCGCCCACAGGGACGGCGTCGGCGAGGACCACAGCCCCATCATGCTGGCGAGGCCGACGCCAGAACCGACCACGCCGACCGAAACCGGCTCCATCAGCAGATTCATCTTCGGGACGAACCCCTCGGCGAATTCGGCGTTCGCTTCCGCGGAGAGACTGCCCATGACCGGGCCGAGCACGACCGCCCCGAGCACTGCCGTCCCGAACCAGAACGCGCCGAGGAAGAGGTGGACGGTGAACATGATTCGAACGTCGCCCGAGAGATAGCCCAGGGCGGGGAGGACGAGGGGGACGGCGATGGCGCCGGCCGCGAACGGCCGGGACGCCGCAGCAGCCATCAGGCGGTACCGCTCGCGGGTGTTCGTCGGTCTGTGTGCGTTGCTCAGTGACATCCGATCACGCTCGTCATGACGCCAAATCAAAGTTATCACACAAAAAAGTGGTTGACACACAACTGGTCGTGAGTCTGGACGAACGAGGGACGAAACGACAGCGTCGCGTGTAAACGCAGTACTGTCTATCGGGCGCGGCCGGCACAGCCGCTCCCGTGGCCGCGGACACCTCGGGCGACTCGTCGCTGAGCCCCCTCGAGCACGCGTTCGACCGGATGGCGGGCCCGGAGCGCCTCGGGCCACCCACAGATTTATCGGCGAATTCCGCTTGTTCTCGGACATGAGCTTCGACGCCGAGGAGGTGCGGGCGGACTTCCCGATTCTCGACCGCGAGGTCGGGGACGGGCAGCCGCTGGTCTACCTCGACAACGCGGCGACCACGCAGACCCCCGACCGCGTGTCGTCGGTCGAGAAGGCGTACTACGACGAGTACAACGCGAACGTCCACCGCGGCATCCACACGCTCAGCCACGAGGCCTCGGTCGCCTACGAGGACGCCCACGACCGGCTCGCGGAGTTCGTGGGGGCGGACGGCCGCGAGGAGATGGTCTTCACGAAGAACGCCACGGAGGCCGTGAACCTCGTGGCGTACGGACTCGCGGACCGTCTCGGCCCCGAGGACGCCATCGTCACGACCGAGATGGAGCACCACGCGTCGCTCGTGACGTGGCAGCAGCTCGCCGAGCGCACGGGCGCGGACCTCCGGTACGTCGAGGTCGACGACGACGGCACGCTCGACGTGGAGCAGGCCAAAGACGTCGTCGACGGCGACGTCGAAATCGTCTCGGTCGCGCACGTCTCGAACGTCCTCGGCACCGTCAACCCCGTCCGCGAGCTCGCTGACCTCGCGCACGACGCGGGCGGCGTGGTCGTCGTGGACGGCGCCCAGTCGGTGCCCACGCGGCCCGTCGACGTCGAGGAACTGGGGGCGGACTTCCTCGCGTTCTCCGGACACAAGATGGCGGGCCCCACCGGTATCGGCTGTCTCTACGGCCGCGAGGAACTCCTGGAGGAGATGGAACCGTTCCTGTTCGGCGGGGAGATGATCCGCCACGTCACGTTCGACGAGTCGACGTGGAACGAGCTCCCGTGGAAGTTCGAAGCGGGCACGCCGCCCATCGCGGAGGGCATCGCGCTCGCGGAGGCCGCCGACTACCTCGACGAGCTCGGGATGGACGCGGTCCGCGAGCACGAGAACGAACTCGCGCAGTACCTCCTCCGCGAGCTCGCCGAGCGCGAGAACGCCGAGACGTACGGCCCGCCGCCGGGCGTCGAGCGCACCGGCCTCGTGGCGTTCAACGTCGACGGCGTCCACGGCCACGACCTCTCCGAACTCCTCGACGACCGCGGTATCGCGGTGCGCGCGGGCGACCACTGCACCCAGCCGCTGCACGACATCCTCGACGTCCCCGGCTCCGTGCGGGCGTCGTTCTACGTCTACAGCACCCGCCAGGACGTCGACGCGCTGCTGGACGCCACCGAGGACGCGCCCGCGCGTCGCGACGACCTGCTGGCCTCGGAGCGCTACCACGACAGCGTCCTCGACCACTTCAAGCGCCAGCCGAACGCGGGCGGGCTCGCGGACCCGACGTTCAGCAAGCACTCCGCGGAGACCAGCTGCGGCGACGACGGCGAGTTCCACGTCGACGTGGCCGGCGACGGCACCATCGCCGAGATCGGGTTCGTGAGCCAGTCGTGTGCGGTCTCCAGCGCGGTCGCGAGCATCCTCGCCGACGACCTCGAAGGGCGGCCCGTGGAAGCGCTAACGAACCTGGAGGGACGCATCGAGGAGCTCCTGGAGGGCCAGTACCCGGACATGCGCAAGGAGTGCGTGGTCGGCCCGGAGGACGTCATCCGCGAGGGCGCGACCGAGCACCTCGACGCCGCTCGCGGCGCGTCGGGGGCGGCGACGGACTGAACTACTCCTCGCCGAGCTCGCGCTCGGCCTCCCGGATCGCCTCCTCGATGTCCGCGAGCATCGCGGACTGCTGCTCGTGGGCGGCCGCGAGGCTCGCCGTCTCCTCGGCGACGTGGTCGGCGCGCTCCGCGACGTCGTCGACGACGGTCGCGATCTCCTCGGCGCTGGCTGCCTGGTCGTCGGTCGCGTTCGCGATCTCGTCCATCCCCTCCGTGGTCTCCCGGACGGCCGTCTCGATGGCGCGCTGGTTCTCCACGAGCGCCTCGGCGGCCTCGCGGGCGTCTTCGACGAGGTCGGTCGCCTCCGCGACGCTCTCGGTGGTCTCCCGGCTGTCCGCCTGGATGGCCGCGACCAGCGCCTCGATCTCCTCGACTTCGGACTGGGACTGCTCGGCGAGGTCCTTCACCTCGTCCGCGACGACGGCGAACCCGCTCCCGGCTTCGCCGGCGCGCGCGGCCTCGATGTTGGCGTTCAGCGCGAGCATGTTCGTCTGCTCGGCGATGTCCGTGATGACGTCCACCACGCGGTCGATCTCGTCGAGGTTCTCGCGGAGCTCGTCCGTGTTCCCCTCGACGACCTCCGCGGTCGCGGCGAACTCGTCGACGGCGTCGAGGACGTGCTCGGCGGCCTCCCGGGACTCGCGGGCGCGCTCGACGGCGTCCGCGCTCTGCTCGCGCACCTCGTCGACGCTCGCCGCGACCTCCTCGACGGTCGCGCTGAACGTCGACACCTCCCCGGCGACCTCGTCGAGGTCGTCGGCCTGCCCCGCCGCGAGCTCCTCGATATCCGCACTGGACTGGGCGACGTTGTCGCTGGCGGCCCGTAGCTCCTCGACGGCGCCCTCGACCTCCTCGGAGAGCGTCCGCTGGACGCGCTCGACGCGCTGGCGCTGCTCGACCACGTCGGTGACGAGCGTGAGCACTTCCACCGCGCCGACGACGCCGTCTTCGGGGTCGTGCAGCGGCGTCGCGGACGCCTGCGCGTGCAGCTCCCGGCCGCCCATCTCCGCGGACCGAACGTCGTCCTCGCGAATCGGCTCGCCGACCCGCATCACGACGTCCGCGAGCGTCTCGTCTTCGCCCTCCGTCCCGAACACCTCGATGGCGGGGACGCCGACCGCCTGCTCGCGGGGCAGCCCCGTCATCTCGGCGACGGCGTCGTTCCAGAGCACGATGGTGCCGTCGTCGTCGACGACGAACAGCGGCTCCGGGTAGTCGGCGAAGAACTGTTCGGTCAGCGGCTGCCAGCCGGCGGCGTCGCCGGCGAGCGCGTCGAGTGTTCCACCCATGGCCCGGTCTCGGAGGACCCGGGACAAAACTCCATCGGAGCGGCAGTGCGGCCCTGACGGGATGGAAACGCCTTTTCGCCGGCCGGCCCAACGGCGCGTATGGACTACGAAGCCGCCGCGGACCTCGGGCCGGACCGCCGCCGCGCGCTGTTCGAGCGCACGGCGGGCGTGGAGTCGGTCCGCTCGACGGTCCGGGACATCGTCGACCGGGTCCGCGAGGAGGGCGACGTGGCGCTGCGACAGTACGCCAGCGAGTTCGACGACGTGGAGCTCGGGAACGTCGACGTGACCGACGACGCCGAGCGCGCGTACGAGGGACTCGACGACGAGACGCGCGAGGCCATCGAGGCCGCCGCCGAGAACGTCCGGGAGTTCCACGAGGCCCAGCTCCCCGAGGACTGGCGCCGCGAGTTCTCCGACGGCCGCGAGCTCGGGCGGCGGTTCCGCCCCATCGACCGCGTCGGCGTGTACGCGCCCGGCGGCACCGCGGCGTACCCGTCGTCGGTGCTGATGGGCGTGATTCCGGCGAAGGTCGCGGGCGTCGAGCAGGTCGCGGTCGCGACGCCGCCCGCCGAGGAGATGAATCCGGTGACGCTGGCGGCGATGCACGTCGCGGGCGCCGACCGCGTGTACGCCTCCGGCGGCGCGCAGGCCGTCGCGGCGCTCGCGTACGGCACCGAGACCGTCGACCGCGTGCAGAAGGTCGTCGGCCCGGGCAACAAGTTCGTCACCGCGGCGAAGGCCGAAGTCCGCGGGGACGTCGAGATCGACTTCCTCGCCGGGCCCTCCGAACTGCTCGTCGTCGCCGACGAGACGGCCGAACCCGGGTACGTCGCGGCGGACCTGCTCGCGCAGGCCGAGCACGACCCCGAATCGAGCGTCGTCGCGATTACGGACGACGAGGCGACCGCCGACGCAATCTGCGAGGAAGTCGAGGCGCGCATCGACGACCGGGAGCGCGAGGACACGATTCGGGAGGCCCTCGGGGGCGACGCCAGCGGCGTGTTCGTCGCGCGCTCGATGAGCGAGGCGGTGCTGTTCGCCGAGGAGTACGCCGCCGAGCACCTCTCGATTCAGGCCGACGACGACGAGGCGCTGCTCGACCGCATCGACTCGGCGGGGTCGGTGTTCCTCGGGCCGTACGCGCCCGTCGCCGCGGGCGACTACGCGACCGGGACGAACCACGTGCTCCCGACGAACGGGAAGGCGAAGGTCGCGGGCGGGCTCTCAGTGGACACGTTCCTCCGCTCGACGACCGTCCAGCGCCTCGACGAGAGCGCGCTCGCGGACCTCCGGGAGACCGTGACGACGCTCGCGGACGCCGAAGGGCTGGACGCGCACGCCGCGAGCGTCGACGCCCGCTTCGAGGACTGAAACGCGCAACCCTGTGGTGTGGCACCACGCTTATGACTGCGCGACCCGAACGTCTTCGACATGAGCGCGACCGTCGAGAACGGGGAGGGAGACGCGGTGGTCACCGCCACCGAGGACGCGGCCGAGCAGGCACGCGACCTCATGGACGGTGAGGACATGGACGCCTCGGAAGCCGGCCTGCGACTGTACGTCCAGCAGGGCGGCTGCGCGGGGCTGTCCTACGGGATGCGTTTCGAGAACGAGCCCGAGCCCGAGGACCAGATCTTCGAGAGCAACGGCCTGCGGCTGTTCGTCGACCAGTCCAGTCTGAACTACATCGGCGGCAGCCAGCTCGACTTCGAGGGCGGGTTACAGGGCGCGGGCTTCCACGTCCAGAACCCGAACGTCGAGAGCGAGTGCGGCTGCGGCGAGTCCTTCCGGACTTAATCCTCTAGCTCGAACGCGACCTCGACCTCGACCTGGTACTGTCGGTTGTCGACGCTCGCTATCTCGAC
Proteins encoded in this window:
- a CDS encoding iron-sulfur cluster assembly accessory protein, giving the protein MSATVENGEGDAVVTATEDAAEQARDLMDGEDMDASEAGLRLYVQQGGCAGLSYGMRFENEPEPEDQIFESNGLRLFVDQSSLNYIGGSQLDFEGGLQGAGFHVQNPNVESECGCGESFRT
- a CDS encoding D-2-hydroxyacid dehydrogenase — protein: MPDITVLRTGAHGTRMSEYADALRDRLPDQDVAVARTPAEERELVADARVVTGVDIDEALLSEAEDIELFAGAYAGYEHLPLEEFESRGVPVTNAAGVHAPSASEQVLGYVLTFARRLHEGIRRQRHREYRHYQAYELKGSTVTVVGLGAIGEAVVERLQGFDVDTIGVRYTPEKGGPTDEVVGFDDDALHGAFARTDYLVLACPLTDTTRNLVDEATFDTLPPESVLVNVARGPVVDQDALVSAIRREHIRGAALDVTDPEPLPEDHPLWNFENVVVTPHNAGQTPEYWDRLADIVATNVPRLDTDEELRNRVA
- a CDS encoding methyl-accepting chemotaxis protein — translated: MGGTLDALAGDAAGWQPLTEQFFADYPEPLFVVDDDGTIVLWNDAVAEMTGLPREQAVGVPAIEVFGTEGEDETLADVVMRVGEPIREDDVRSAEMGGRELHAQASATPLHDPEDGVVGAVEVLTLVTDVVEQRQRVERVQRTLSEEVEGAVEELRAASDNVAQSSADIEELAAGQADDLDEVAGEVSTFSATVEEVAASVDEVREQSADAVERARESREAAEHVLDAVDEFAATAEVVEGNTDELRENLDEIDRVVDVITDIAEQTNMLALNANIEAARAGEAGSGFAVVADEVKDLAEQSQSEVEEIEALVAAIQADSRETTESVAEATDLVEDAREAAEALVENQRAIETAVRETTEGMDEIANATDDQAASAEEIATVVDDVAERADHVAEETASLAAAHEQQSAMLADIEEAIREAERELGEE
- the hisD gene encoding histidinol dehydrogenase, producing the protein MDYEAAADLGPDRRRALFERTAGVESVRSTVRDIVDRVREEGDVALRQYASEFDDVELGNVDVTDDAERAYEGLDDETREAIEAAAENVREFHEAQLPEDWRREFSDGRELGRRFRPIDRVGVYAPGGTAAYPSSVLMGVIPAKVAGVEQVAVATPPAEEMNPVTLAAMHVAGADRVYASGGAQAVAALAYGTETVDRVQKVVGPGNKFVTAAKAEVRGDVEIDFLAGPSELLVVADETAEPGYVAADLLAQAEHDPESSVVAITDDEATADAICEEVEARIDDREREDTIREALGGDASGVFVARSMSEAVLFAEEYAAEHLSIQADDDEALLDRIDSAGSVFLGPYAPVAAGDYATGTNHVLPTNGKAKVAGGLSVDTFLRSTTVQRLDESALADLRETVTTLADAEGLDAHAASVDARFED
- a CDS encoding DUF4242 domain-containing protein, which translates into the protein MSEQDLEDFLILRELDEPITEEELDAAGEQSGEALQELRDEGVGIRWVDSEVMKTDDGKVAGTFCHYRAEDEQAVREHADRAGLPATRIDRRGDPLDGE
- a CDS encoding SufS family cysteine desulfurase, which produces MSFDAEEVRADFPILDREVGDGQPLVYLDNAATTQTPDRVSSVEKAYYDEYNANVHRGIHTLSHEASVAYEDAHDRLAEFVGADGREEMVFTKNATEAVNLVAYGLADRLGPEDAIVTTEMEHHASLVTWQQLAERTGADLRYVEVDDDGTLDVEQAKDVVDGDVEIVSVAHVSNVLGTVNPVRELADLAHDAGGVVVVDGAQSVPTRPVDVEELGADFLAFSGHKMAGPTGIGCLYGREELLEEMEPFLFGGEMIRHVTFDESTWNELPWKFEAGTPPIAEGIALAEAADYLDELGMDAVREHENELAQYLLRELAERENAETYGPPPGVERTGLVAFNVDGVHGHDLSELLDDRGIAVRAGDHCTQPLHDILDVPGSVRASFYVYSTRQDVDALLDATEDAPARRDDLLASERYHDSVLDHFKRQPNAGGLADPTFSKHSAETSCGDDGEFHVDVAGDGTIAEIGFVSQSCAVSSAVASILADDLEGRPVEALTNLEGRIEELLEGQYPDMRKECVVGPEDVIREGATEHLDAARGASGAATD